The proteins below come from a single Caenibius sp. WL genomic window:
- a CDS encoding VOC family protein, producing MGLKGVNRIMIAVHDLERSKKLYEELLGATFLDANWTGEPFGIHVAIAWDAGIELCAPMPGRETDSVISWFLATRSEGIMSVFFGVSDGEAALERSAAAGYTCSHTLDYTQAEIDEHLGGLFSRYQEFNIDTGQRCGFAVSLARIEEKASQMA from the coding sequence ATGGGATTGAAAGGCGTTAACAGGATCATGATTGCGGTGCATGATCTTGAGCGGAGCAAGAAACTATACGAGGAATTACTCGGTGCGACTTTTCTGGATGCCAACTGGACGGGTGAACCGTTCGGTATTCATGTCGCTATCGCATGGGATGCGGGCATAGAGCTATGCGCACCTATGCCCGGGCGGGAAACGGACAGTGTGATATCGTGGTTTCTAGCCACTCGGAGTGAAGGCATTATGAGTGTATTTTTTGGAGTTAGTGATGGTGAGGCAGCACTCGAACGTAGCGCTGCTGCTGGCTACACTTGCTCGCACACCCTTGATTATACTCAGGCCGAAATTGACGAACATCTCGGGGGGCTCTTTAGCCGATACCAAGAATTTAATATTGATACCGGACAACGCTGTGGCTTTGCCGTAAGTTTGGCGCGCATTGAAGAGAAGGCTTCCCAGATGGCTTGA